From Plasmodium yoelii strain 17X genome assembly, chromosome: 7, one genomic window encodes:
- a CDS encoding small nuclear ribonucleoprotein G, putative, which yields MALTVGKAGPASDFRKFMEKRLQIYLNGNRLIVGVLRGYDTFMNLVLDNTVEIKKDENIEIGIVVIRGNSISYWECLDKVTIK from the exons atggcACTAACAGTAGGAAAGGCAGGGCCAGCTTCGGATTTTAGAAAATTTATGGAAAAAAGATTacaaa TTTACTTAAATGGAAACAGACTAATAGTTGGAGTTTTGAGAGGATATGATACATTTATGAATTTAGTATTAGATAATACtgtggaaataaaaaaagacgaaaatattgaaatagGCATTGTTGTTATAAGAGGAAATAGCATATCCTATTGGGAATGTTTAGATAAAGTTactattaaataa
- a CDS encoding phosphorylated CTD interacting factor 1 WW domain-containing protein, putative has translation MENLYGFNNIHKEYDLQKKIIELRKTFINIYNFKIFYGEMLKLKNSYPRDINKKIDKLWIEYKKEYFIKQYKDGIIFYELNKNLCFLEKEIINRYLFNFNICNSNYIVQEEDVYLYFVFYRFCSMCINNWERKNVIKKGDKKKKIYKGQNFLNNFWIDKFLKIIIKIDPNYYKKNIYFQSIKDELKKYISSENCLMKIQYKNQRVEKPHNYYFVCISNSCKKRKIEKDQNISNYKNWRQYYYKVKYHTHNNMSINRVINKKVNSNILIYNNYKKKTLIIDVEKTKRLIQKYIYNDLYFNVIHSIYHSLINKNADLITDYVYKEILLDIENFKNEEEKYDYSKASYLLIIDKLKKYEHVQKKNRHDLYNENIMDNFLVVFKAFFIPFFTYEKYVNNKIKSNDIFLFNYIKCILRENIENMFYLTIVNINKIYEHMTFKYLFYLFFLYFIMLDICPCFCISHIIYDKLRGNEKQIYKYFLIKYRKKKEEKKEEKKEEKKEKKNEKKNEKKKEKKKEKKICPEKKLCRNPPNNDYNEMVDKPIYIVCFFCSYNLLKNDKNIDLEMKKKMLILLVMNIVQVHYTQTDNEIKIMKEMDLLNIKKRQFSFLCSYFDIFINYLFFSEKCNLSFAKLGNVKRCYTYTKTHSCYFIKNKNKIKNNFKQNLKKMNKKCVYLAYFNKAINMKDEKIINNYTEETKIDGAIYTSENNLYEHVNEKIKIFLENFKTFLFYFLDKLYRTSIMHINLYTYLFMIRSSLLLSCKNYENTKDIQKIKEEKIFKYNRKITNIRKRKRYRGRIKFLNTFYRKIYLHTYYKLLNIICNDEEKKKILQKFKIKINKLLLYLKKNIFTYNIHNLQILFKLQNIINVYKHNYIKKKYISLSQKNIINNIDDVEKESCYIIYSRIKLFAILYFFFFKKRINISLENRQNKIDRECWHNLIANRNIINNKNDCILEKYINIVYKNINILFPNIYIHINNNDFYIQAKKDFIFFNLKNKDKDNNLWKENIYYEFHGKKYIVFENMYNLKKVYKIKYINLCILFHRYCFFFYNYNPFIFSYLFKHIYCMCIECVQKYLIIDNCCIKKDKTTEKNNHDCFYKQNGILIKNRNHMFVQNFYYLTLFLLIRYHTLLGNARHSGLQSCIPKRIMTLLYKKLKVDRECFSSPFNAILQKYCSFFPDIDIFFGSAGNFFNFNFQNGAYEINPPFDIFLINKLIVYILYNLKKEEYELTFFLIIPLIKDKNYFYELLFSSPYLSSFFLLKNGLYTFSTRLFETREEEYISTCDCFVFILQNAKAKIKTEIDQNTMLKIKKSWENIHHIKQKN, from the exons ATGGAAAACCTATATGGTTTCAATAACATACACAAGGAATAtgatttacaaaaaaaaataatcgaACTTAGAAAGAcgttcataaatatatacaactttaaaatattttatggagaaatgttaaaattaaaaaatagttaTCCAAgggatataaataaaaaaattgataagcTTTGgatagaatataaaaaagaatattttattaaacaatataaagacggaattattttttatgaattaaataaaaatctaTGTTTTTTGgaaaaagaaattataaatagatatttatttaattttaatatttgcAATTCTAATTATATTGTTCAGGAAGAAgatgtttatttatattttgtgttCTATCGATTTTGTAGTATGTGTATAAATAATTGGGAGagaaaaaatgtaattaaaaaaggagacaaaaaaaaaaaaatatacaaaggacaaaattttttaaacaacTTTTGGATTGATAAATTtcttaaaattataattaaaatagatccaaattattataaaaaaaatatttattttcaatcCATAAAggatgaattaaaaaaatatataagtagTGAAAATTGCTTGATGaaaattcaatataaaaACCAAAGAGTGGAAAAACCTCATAACTATTATTTTGTGTGTATATCAAATAGttgtaaaaaaagaaaaatagaaaaagatCAGAATATTtccaattataaaaattggaGACAATACTACTATAAGGTCAAATATCatacacataataatatgtctATAAACAgagtaataaataaaaaggttaatagtaatattttaatatataataattataaaaaaaaaactttaaTTATAGACgtagaaaaaacaaaaaggttaattcaaaaatatatttataacgatttatattttaatgttATACATTCTATTTATCATagtttaattaataaaaatgcagATTTGATAACTGATTATGTgtataaagaaatattattagacatagaaaattttaaaaatgaagaggaaaaatatgattattCGAAAGCTAgctatttattaataattgataaattaaaaaaatatgaacatgttcagaaaaaaaatagacatgatttatataatgaaaatataatggATAATTTTTTAGTAGTTTTTAAAGctttttttattccattttttacctatgaaaaatatgtgaataataaaataaagtctaatgatatatttttatttaattatataaaatgcatattaagagaaaatatagaaaatatgttttatttaaccatagtaaatattaataaaatttatgaacacatgacatttaaatatttattttatttattctttttatattttattatgctAGATATATGTCCATGTTTTTGTATTtcacatattatatatgacaAATTAAGGGGCAAcgaaaaacaaatttataaatattttttaatcaagtacaggaaaaaaaaagaggaaaaaaaagaggaaaaaaaagaggaaaaaaaagagaaaaaaaatgagaaaaaaaatgagaaaaaaaaagagaaaaaaaaagagaaaaaaatatgtccAGAAAAAAAACTTTGCAGAAATCCACCAAATAACGATTACAATGAAATGGTAGATAAACCAATTTATATTGTATGTTTTTTTTGCTcctataatttattaaaaaatgataaaaatatagatctagaaatgaaaaaaaaaatgcttatTCTTTTAGTAATGAACATTGTGCAGGTGCATTATACACAAACCGacaatgaaataaaaataatgaaagaaATGGATTTGTTAAATATTAAGAAGAGAcaattttcttttctttgttcttattttgatatatttattaattatttatttttttccgaAAAATGTAATTTGTCATTTGCTAAGTTAGGGAATGTGAAAAGATGTTATACATATACCAAGACACATAGttgttattttataaaaaataaaaataaaataaaaaataatttcaaacaaaatttaaaaaaaatgaacaaaaaatgtgtatatttagcttattttaataaagcaataaatatgaaagatgaaaaaataataaataactaCACCGAGGAAACAAAAATTGACGGTGCAATATATACAtctgaaaataatttatatgaacatgtaaatgaaaagataaaaatatttttggaGAATTTCaaaacttttttattttattttctagacaaattatatagaacaagtattatgcatataaatttgtacacttatttatttatgataCGTTCTTCACTTTTATTGTCATGCAAAAATTATGAGAATACAAaagatatacaaaaaattaaagaagaaaaaatattcaaatacaatcgaaaaattacaaatataAGGAAAAGAAAAAGATATAGGGGAcgtattaaatttttaaatacattttatagaaaaatttatttacacACATAttacaaattattaaatatcatATGCAATGatgaagagaaaaaaaaaattttacaaaaattcaagataaaaattaataagctacttttgtatttaaagaaaaatatatttacatataatatacataatcttcaaatattatttaaattgcaaaatataataaatgtgtataaacataattatataaaaaaaaaatatatttctctctctcaaaaaaatataataaataatatagatgATGTAGAAAAAGAGAgttgttatattatatatagcagaataaaattatttgctattctctatttttttttttttaaaaagagAATAAATATTAGCTTAGAAAAtagacaaaataaaatagacaGAGAGTGTTGGCATAATTTAATAGCCAatagaaatataataaataataaaaatgattgtattttagaaaaatatataaatatagtgtataaaaatataaacatattatttccaaatatttatatacacattaataataacgatttttatatacaagcAAAAAaagattttatattttttaatttgaaaaataaagataaggataataatttatggaaagaaaatatatattatgaatttcatggaaaaaaatatatcgttttcgaaaatatgtataatttaaaaaaagtgtataaaataaaatatattaatctgtgtatattatttcatagatattgtttttttttttataattataacccattcattttttcatatttatttaaacatatatattgtatgtGTATAGAATGTGTGcagaaatatttaattatagaTAATTgttgtataaaaaaagataaaaccacagaaaaaaataatcatgaTTGTTTTTATAAGCAAAATggaattttaattaaaaacagAAACCATATGTTTGTACAAAATTTCTATTATTTGACATTATTCTTGTTAATAAGATATCACACTTTGCTAGGAAATGCAAGACATTCCGGATTGCAG aGTTGCATTCCAAAGAGAATAATGACCTTATTGTATAAAAAGTTGAAAGTAGATAGAGAATGTTTTTCATCCCCATTTAATgcaattttacaaaaatattgCTCTTTTTTTCCTgatattgatattttttttggaagTGCAGGaaacttttttaattttaattttcaaAATGGAGCTTATGAAATAAATCCACCATTTGACATATTcctaattaataaattaatcgtatatattttatacaatttgaaaaaagaagaatatgaactaactttttttttaattattccattaattaaagataaaaattatttttacgagttattattttcttctccTTATTTGTCAAGtttctttttattaaaaaatggttTATACACATTTTCAACCAGATTGTTTGAGACTag gGAAGAAGAATATATTTCGACTTGTGATTGTTTTGTGTTCATTTTGCAAAACGCAAAAGCGAAGATTAAAACAGAAATTGATCAAAATACcatgttaaaaataaaaaaatcatgGGAAAATATTCATcatattaaacaaaaaaattaa
- a CDS encoding quinone oxidoreductase, putative has product MKGVILKGINELVFSESLTKPTLEKCKIQNQGNDLLLKVLSVGINRIDLLIKENKYPKFPIGKSLGLEISGIVEESNSNKFKKNDIVCSLLKYNGYNEYVLANSKHTMKIDSDKISMFEAASIPESFLTAYKLIYYTARFPLINNNDNKIVENKEGDKNNTTFTYTPISENCYYYYKQFSNQIYGNYFGKNEVNVLVYGALSSVGINLLQLLNYEKKRNIMNINKIIAITSNQTKAKVAMEFGATDYAFHNDENFVENILNISKNINLIFDCVGGGKIFENNLKICTNDTVWILYGLLGGPKVPSFNLAHLLTKRIILLTSTLYDRTDNYKEELIHSFQHHILPLIYNNTLKFCIHKVLPIEQIEEAHHIIKNNLNIGKVVCKF; this is encoded by the coding sequence ATGAAGGGGGTAATTCTCAAAGGAATAAATGAACTTGTTTTTAGCGAAAGTTTAACAAAACCGACATtagaaaaatgtaaaatacaaAACCAAGGaaatgatttattattaaaagtaTTATCAGTAGGAATTAATAGAAtagatttattaataaaagaaaataaatatcccAAATTCCCTATTGGAAAATCTCTAGGGTTAGAAATTAGTGGTATTGTTGAAGAATCTAATAgcaataaatttaaaaaaaatgatattgtttgttcattattaaaatataatggaTATAATGAATATGTGCTAGCTAATTCTAAACACACAATGAAAATCGATTCTGATAAAATATCTATGTTTGAAGCAGCAAGTATACCTGAAAGTTTTTTAACagcatataaattaatttattataccGCTAGATTCCcactaataaataataatgataataaaattgtagAGAATAAAGAAGGagacaaaaataatacaacTTTTACATACACACCAATATCAgaaaattgttattattattataaacaatttaGTAACCAAATTTATGGAAACTATTTTGGAAAAAATGAAGTAAATGTTCTTGTTTATGGAGCATTAAGTAGTGTtggaattaatttattacaaCTATTAAAttacgaaaaaaaaagaaatattatgaacattaataaaattattgcaATTACATCAAATCAAACAAAAGCAAAAGTTGCTATGGAATTTGGGGCTACTGATTATGCTTTccataatgatgaaaattttgttgaaaatattttaaatatttcaaaaaatataaatttaatttttgattGTGTTGGAGGTggaaaaatatttgaaaacaatttaaaaatatgtactaATGATACAGTTTGGATTTTATATGGTCTATTAGGTGGGCCCAAAGTACCAAGTTTTAATTTAGCAcatttattaacaaaaagaattattttattaacatcaACACTTTATGATAGAACAGATAATTATAAAGAAGAACTAATACATTCTTTTCAACATCATATATTACCACTAATTTATAACAATACCCTAAAATTTTGTATTCATAAAGTATTGCCAATAGAGCAAATTGAAGAAGCTCACCATATTATTAAGAATAACCTCAATATTGGAAAAGTTGTTTGTAAATTTtga
- a CDS encoding ribosomal protein L4, mitochondrial, putative — translation MFLKASKVCFKGNFINALSFCSSKFVQKRRIRTFNLKSKLNELYTQNENATSFDKKNMTESGDLLEKIKKTDLKLLKKLQHEEEGSNINWSDINMLKNEACSNGSDNGSGNGSVGKHYGNVEEMKHTSDLKSEDFFNMDNDNNSEQDRENATSEKYKFIFERPKHFASINDDPIIRRPGCIIDIKTLMRNNWTFPAVGFNSKLEIPIYKFESDENDNNIKFITIPNDIFGVPIRSDILHKCYYFYRTALAGYTERMQLYKWEWPGSTKKYRSQKKSGKARMNWRKTCGRYLGVKNHPIRPFDQRTKINRKLLWKGMKILLSAKFAQDQIKVVDNFLIKSHKTKYTVKYLRNILGNKCNSALLVHEGKTDVNDNFLWACANIASIKRENVEGVNIYNLLKYRYVVFTYKALKNLIYELKVYPYKMKWLPTYATPDNKPAPIPEKVKNWNILWLEKKKRNDFSRFDKEELKKRINEWKWSSDIKGPLKVKKHDPYKNFILTKFECNDPIPESIKYEYLFNVDDEFDHINDYEDNLNMIDEILNDDDCFENISDLSLALSPSADNEEKSDEEGEDDEEVDTNDPDEESNTKHNDKSYGNISNIDFDNI, via the exons atgtttttaaaaGCTAGCAAAGTGTGTTTTAAGggaaattttataaatgctTTAAGTTTTTGTTCATCAAAATTTGTTCAAAAACGTAGAATAAGAACATTTAACTTGAAAAGtaaattaaatgaattatacacacaaaatgaaaatgctACAagttttgataaaaaaaatatgactgAGTCAGGTGATTTgttggaaaaaataaaaaaaacggatttaaaattattgaaaaagtTGCAGCATGAAGAGGAAGGAAGTAACATTAATTGGTCCGacataaatatgttaaaaaatgaagCATGTAGTAATGGTAGTGACAATGGTAGTGGCAATGGTAGCGTTGGGAAACACTATGGCAACGTCGAAGAAATGAAGCACACTAGCGATTTAAAAAGTGAGGATTTTTTTAACAtggataatgataataattctGAACAGGACAGGGAAAACGCAACttcagaaaaatataaatttatttttgaaagGCCAAAACATTTTGCAAGTATTAATGATGACCCAATTATAAGAAGACCAGGATgtattatagatataaaaaCGTTAATGAGAAATAATTGGACATTCCCAGCTGTTGGTTTTAATAGTAAATTAGAAATtccaatatataaatttgaaaGCGATGAAAAtgacaataatataaaatttattacaaTACCAAATGATATATTTGGAGTTCCAATAAGATCAGATATATTACataaatgttattatttttatagaaCAGCTTTAGCTGGCTATACTGAGAGAATGCAATTGTATAAATGGGAATGGCCAGGAAGcacaaaaaaatatcgaagtcaaaaaaaaagtggTAAAGCTCGAATGAATTGGAGAAAAACATGTGGTCGATATTTAGGAGTTAAAAATCATCCAATTAGACCATTTGATCAAAGAACAAAAATAAACAGAAAACTTTTATGGAAAGGAATGAAAATACTTTTATCTGCAAAATTTGCACAAGACCAAATAAAAGTTgttgataattttttaattaaatcacataaaacaaaatatacagTAAAATATTTGAGAAATATTTTAGGGAATAAATGCAATAGTGCATTATTAGTACATGAAGGTAAAACGGATGttaatgataattttttatgggCGTGTGCAAATATAGCTAgtattaaaagagaaaatgtAGAAggtgttaatatatataatttgttaaaatatagatatgttGTTTTTACATATAAAGCTTTAAAAAATCTTATTTATGAACTAAAAGTATATccatataaaatgaaatggCTACCTACATATGCTACTCCTGATAATAAACCTGCACCTATACCTGAAAAGGTAAAGAATTGGAATATTTTATggttagaaaaaaaaaaaagaaatgatTTTTCACGTTTTGATaaagaagaattaaaaaaaagaataaatgAATGGAAATGGTCTAGTGATATAAAAGGTCCATTAAAAGTTAAAAAACATGATCcctataaaaattttattttaaccaAATTTGAATGTAATGACCCAATACCAGAGAgcataaaatatgaatactTATTCAATGTAGATGATGAATTTGATCATATAAATGATTATGAGGATAATCTAAATATGATCGATGAAATATTAAATGATGACGATTGTTTCGAAAATATTTCTGACCTATCTTTGGCTTTGTCCCCATCAGCTg aTAATGAGGAAAAAAGTGATGAAGAAGGTGAGGATGATGAGGAAGTAGACACAAACGACCCCGATGAGGAAAGCAATACCAAGCATAACGATAAAAGTTATGGAAACATAAGCAATATAGattttgataatatataG
- a CDS encoding protein transport protein SEC61 subunit beta, putative encodes MNAAPVIVGGVRTPARRRPNPSGSQASNTNQGRNSGASNTILKIYGDDSPGFKLTPQTVLISTLIFMATVVILHIISKI; translated from the exons ATGAATGCTGCGCCAGTAATCGTTGGTGGTGTAAGGACACCCGCAAG ACGAAGACCAAATCCAAGTGGTAGCCAAGCAAGTAACACTAATCAAGGAAGAAATAGCGGCGCTTCAAATaccatattaaaaatttatggaGATGATTCCCCCGGTTTTAAATT AACACCACAAACCGTTTTAATATCAACCTTAATTTTTATGGCAACAGTAGTTATTCTGCATATTATTAGTAAAATTTAA